The region gacataagtaacaggcatacctggcacaaaagtgagacaaacgagaccagaacagaaaacacagggagcttaagtAGGGACggcaatcaggaacacagctggggcaaattaaacaataatgaggtgagtggagtttggggaattgaatccgggagacagtgacctctggtggtgagagggagcatcgtggacccggattcatgacaccgccgcgcgtcgggcggttcttcgcaTCCActtcgtgcattcaaatcgtttaatgcacagctagccgttgattatcccttacatatatagGGGAGAGCGGGGCACAAAGTAACACTTTTTGACTTTCTCAAATTGTGTAAATCCACTTCATGttcagagtataatttttttatcgacagtaatttcacacttgtctagtacaaatatgtcgctttgtttcataaatacagtgcatacatttttctttatttaccctcaaaaattggaagtgaaatgtgacaacatgccccatagGTGGGGTACATTGTAACAGCTGAGGGGCACGTTGTAACATGACCATATGACACCCTAAAATGTTATCTGatcttatgaaaaaaatatacaagacaaactaaaatattttgtcagtaaaataaaataattatttattttaaataaaataatgtcgttttttaataattaaaagtaatctTATTTTTGAGTTTGACAATGAACATATTGCAACCATGCCTGAGACGGCCCACATAAATGAGCCAAAATGCTTTACATGTCTTGAAATAATCATTTCTGAACATTAACCAATGATTGTCAGTCATTATTCACCTGTTTCTTGtaatttctaattaaaatgtattaaagtaaaTAGTGTGAATTACATCGCTAATGTCATAGAATAGCACTGCAGATTGTAACGCAGTGTTACAACTTACCCCATCTGTGCAACTTTAATTTAAAACCGGTTAGTGTCTTCTGCTAGTTATCGAAGAATTAAAAACTGATCTAAACTGATAAAtaacagattggagattaaaataatagcagatttgtctcattttaaattagtaataaaaaCTGAGATGAAAATTTACTTAAGccagaaatttcattttactatggtaaaataaatgttcagcgATATCTTCAAAAGACTTTTGAATTTTGGCACACTTTTTCCGTTATATAATGTTGATATGGTAactagtaaatactgtaaatttggttatgctagcatgtgtggaaatatttaaaaacgtgTGTTACAACTAACCCTGCGTTACTTTGTGCCCCGCGCtcccctatatatatatatatatatatatatatatatatatatatatatatatatatatatatatattccccaAATGGTTAGACATGCTTGCTTAATCTTTGGCCAACTGTCCCATGACTCTagacataaaaacacacaaatctaGCAAAAGCAAACAATACATTCAAAACTCTTTATCcctttccaaaaatatttttttttcatgcacacACATCATATGAAAAGATGTGTCTGCCAACCAACAACAGACAATAATAATCTGTTGTCTCTATTTATCCTGCTGCTCAAAATGTGCTTCTTTCTTCTAATTTAGAAGTAATTAAGTAAACAATCAATAATAACAGAAAGTTCTGGGTGATACTCTTAGCACTGTTAGTACTCTGGGTGATGATCTGGGTAACGTTTTGAGTGACGTTCTGAGTGACGTTGATGATTTGGTTAACGTTTTTAGTGATGTTCTGGGTGACATTGACGTTCTGGGTGACGTTGAAGATCTGGGTAACGTTTTGAGTGATGTTCTCGATGATGTTCTGGATGATGTTCTGAGTGATGTTCTGGGTGACGTTGATGTTTTGGGTGATGTTCTGGGTGACGTTGATGATTTGGTCAACGTTTTTAGTGATGTTCTGGGTGACATTGACGTTCTGGGTGACGTTGATGATCTGGGTAACGTTTTTAGTGATGTTCTGGGTGACATTGACGTTCTGGGTGACGTTGATGATCTGGGTAACGTTTTGAGTGATGTTCCGGCTGACATTGACGTTCTGGGTGACGTTGATGATCTGGGTAACGTTTTGAGTGATGTTCCGGCTGACATTGACGTTCTGGGTGGCGTTGATGATCTGGGTAACGTTTTGAGTGATGTTCCGGCTGACATTGACGTTCTGGGTGGCGTTGATGATCTGGGTAACGTTTTGAGTGATGTTCTCGATGATGTTCTGGATGATGTTCTGAGTGATGTTCTGGGTGACGTTGATGTTTTGGGTGATGTTCTGGGTGACACTATAAACGTCATTACACAAGTTCCCCTTACAACATGAGAAGCTATTAACACTACCAGATGATTCTGTGAC is a window of Onychostoma macrolepis isolate SWU-2019 chromosome 21, ASM1243209v1, whole genome shotgun sequence DNA encoding:
- the LOC131528407 gene encoding uncharacterized protein LOC131528407, with the protein product MENQTGKRTNSVCNVIEYKYRLLMSLCFIIKGHSLSCYECMGMNGSCVDQNMITCPSGLSKCMSATLVAQVGETSFNDSYKNCTADCPSGSMNSGTYKTSYSCCDTDLCNVQDDPDPSTNTPNGKKCYYCVGKNCSNTVNCSGSEDHCITVTLNFNKTLFLKGCISKSICDYVTESSGSVNSFSCCKGNLCNDVYSVTQNITQNINVTQNITQNIIQNIIENITQNVTQIINATQNVNVSRNITQNVTQIINATQNVNVSRNITQNVTQIINVTQNVNVSRNITQNVTQIINVTQNVNVTQNITKNVTQIINVTQNVNVTQNITKNVDQIINVTQNITQNINVTQNITQNIIQNIIENITQNVTQIFNVTQNVNVTQNITKNVNQIINVTQNVTQNVTQIITQSTNSAKSITQNFLLLLIVYLITSKLEERSTF